CTAAAATATGACGTTAATTTATACTAAAAAACTTAAAAAGTATATAGATAAATTGTCTAGTAGTTCCAAAAGAGAAGATAAAATTACAGTAGCTGAAATTTTTAGAATATTAGATTTACTAGAAAATAAGGTCTATTTGTTAGGTTATCCTTATTCAAAAATTTTATCAGGTTATAAATATAAGAGTATTAACTTAAGGGAATTAAGAATAGAAAGCAATGTTCCAATAAGAATATTTTATTTTATAAAAAATAATAAAGTCATAGTTTTATTTGATTATAAAATTAAGAAGTCTAGAAAATTAGGGGATACTATATTGAAACCAATTTTTTAAAAAATGAAAAATTTAATAGATGAAATGGAGGAATAAAAGTGGAAAAACTATATAATTATAAAAAGGAAAAGGAAAAAATATTAAAAGGGAACCCAGAAATCAAAAAAATATATGATGATTTAGGATTAAAATACAAATTAATAGAAAGTGTAATAGAATATAGAGCTAAAAATCATCTTACACAGAAAGAATTAGCAGAAAATATAGGGGTAC
This Petrotoga sp. 9PW.55.5.1 DNA region includes the following protein-coding sequences:
- a CDS encoding type II toxin-antitoxin system RelE/ParE family toxin gives rise to the protein MTLIYTKKLKKYIDKLSSSSKREDKITVAEIFRILDLLENKVYLLGYPYSKILSGYKYKSINLRELRIESNVPIRIFYFIKNNKVIVLFDYKIKKSRKLGDTILKPIF
- a CDS encoding helix-turn-helix transcriptional regulator; amino-acid sequence: MEKLYNYKKEKEKILKGNPEIKKIYDDLGLKYKLIESVIEYRAKNHLTQKELAENIGVQQQVISRFERGLVNPRIDFVQKILKATGKDIEFVDKR